A single Bacillus sp. OxB-1 DNA region contains:
- a CDS encoding ABC transporter ATP-binding protein, producing the protein MSTEKLLEVIDLSVSYGPIQALDKVSLSVSKGEIVALLGANGAGKTTLLQTISGLLKPIGGKVMYQGTDITGMEAEKVVGKHLVHVPEHRQVFSTMTVLDNLYLGAYHHRKQSKMKKIEEDIEKVFDLFPILKDRKDQLGGTMSGGQQQMLAIARGVMAEPELLLLDEPTLGLAPIIAKDVLELVRDLREEFGTTVLLIEQNVTASLKIADRGYVISHGEIVKSGKSSELLHDPEVKEAYLGHTVN; encoded by the coding sequence ATGAGCACGGAAAAATTATTGGAAGTCATTGATCTTTCGGTCAGCTACGGACCCATTCAAGCCTTGGACAAAGTCTCCCTATCCGTCAGCAAAGGGGAGATAGTTGCTCTGTTAGGGGCGAATGGAGCCGGAAAAACCACATTATTGCAAACGATATCAGGACTCTTGAAGCCGATCGGCGGAAAAGTGATGTATCAAGGAACGGATATTACGGGGATGGAAGCCGAAAAAGTGGTGGGAAAGCATTTGGTGCATGTCCCGGAACACCGTCAAGTCTTTTCTACGATGACTGTGTTGGACAACCTCTATTTAGGGGCCTATCATCACCGTAAACAATCAAAAATGAAAAAAATCGAGGAAGACATCGAAAAGGTTTTTGATTTATTCCCAATTTTGAAAGACCGGAAGGACCAACTTGGTGGAACCATGTCCGGGGGTCAGCAACAGATGTTGGCAATCGCGCGCGGTGTGATGGCTGAACCTGAACTGCTTTTGCTTGATGAACCGACATTGGGGCTTGCTCCGATCATCGCAAAAGATGTTCTGGAATTGGTCCGTGATCTGCGGGAGGAATTCGGTACGACGGTTCTATTGATAGAGCAGAACGTTACGGCATCCTTGAAAATCGCCGATCGGGGCTATGTCATTTCACATGGCGAGATTGTGAAAAGCGGGAAGTCCAGTGAATTGTTACATGATCCTGAAGTGAAAGAAGCGTATCTTGGTCACACAGTAAACTAA
- a CDS encoding O-acetylhomoserine aminocarboxypropyltransferase/cysteine synthase family protein, translating to MSSLHPETLLLHGGQNPDPVTGSRALPIHRTTSFVFRDTEHAQNLFGLKEAGNIYTRITNPTVSVFEERIALLEGGSAAVALSSGMAAIAFSVMNIAGAGDEIVAAGNLYGGTYNLFAVTLPRYGINVKFVDATDPENFRAAITDKTKALFAETIGNPSLHVLDIEAVANIAHENDIPLLIDNTFASPYGCNPIEFGADVVIHSATKWIGGHGTTIGGVAVDAGKFDWTKGKFPGFTEPDETYHGLRYGIDTAGAAFATKLRVQLLRDFGPCLDPDSAFNFLQGLETLHLRVTRHNENALKVAEFLQEHPSVEWVTYTGLEDHPSYGAAKKYLKHGEGSIIVFGIKGGREAGRKVIDNVNIWSHVANVGDAKSLIIHPASTTHQQLSAEDLITSGVTEELIRLSVGLESAEDIIADLKQAIEKATAEEA from the coding sequence ATGTCCAGTTTGCATCCTGAAACACTTTTATTGCATGGCGGTCAGAATCCCGATCCGGTAACGGGATCTCGCGCGTTGCCGATCCATCGTACGACTTCTTTTGTTTTCCGTGACACGGAGCATGCACAAAATCTGTTTGGTCTTAAAGAAGCGGGCAATATTTATACACGCATTACAAACCCGACTGTATCGGTCTTTGAAGAGAGGATTGCTCTTTTGGAAGGCGGTTCCGCAGCGGTTGCACTATCCTCCGGGATGGCGGCCATCGCGTTCTCCGTTATGAATATCGCGGGTGCGGGAGATGAGATCGTAGCGGCAGGAAATCTCTACGGTGGGACATACAATCTATTCGCCGTCACATTACCGCGCTACGGCATTAACGTGAAATTCGTCGATGCAACTGACCCTGAAAACTTCCGTGCGGCTATAACCGATAAAACAAAAGCGTTGTTTGCCGAAACGATTGGAAATCCGAGTCTCCACGTCTTGGATATCGAGGCAGTGGCGAATATTGCACATGAAAATGATATTCCGTTATTGATCGACAATACATTTGCTTCCCCATACGGTTGCAACCCGATCGAATTCGGTGCTGACGTCGTCATTCATTCCGCGACGAAATGGATTGGCGGCCATGGCACGACTATCGGCGGCGTAGCAGTTGATGCAGGAAAGTTCGATTGGACGAAAGGCAAATTCCCTGGCTTCACAGAGCCGGATGAAACCTATCACGGACTCCGCTATGGCATTGATACGGCAGGTGCCGCATTTGCAACGAAACTGCGCGTACAACTATTGCGCGATTTCGGACCTTGCCTGGATCCGGACAGTGCATTCAACTTCCTGCAAGGATTGGAAACACTTCATCTACGTGTGACAAGACACAATGAAAACGCGCTGAAAGTAGCGGAATTCCTGCAAGAGCATCCTTCCGTCGAATGGGTGACCTATACAGGGTTGGAAGATCATCCATCCTATGGGGCAGCGAAAAAGTATTTGAAACACGGTGAGGGTTCTATTATTGTATTCGGCATCAAGGGCGGCCGTGAAGCAGGACGGAAAGTGATCGACAACGTGAACATCTGGTCACATGTAGCCAATGTAGGGGACGCAAAATCACTTATTATTCATCCTGCTTCGACGACTCATCAACAATTGAGCGCAGAAGATCTGATTACATCCGGAGTTACAGAAGAACTCATCCGTTTATCTGTCGGATTGGAATCGGCAGAAGATATTATTGCCGACTTGAAACAAGCCATCGAAAAAGCGACAGCTGAAGAAGCTTGA
- a CDS encoding branched-chain amino acid ABC transporter permease — protein sequence MGDLLQFTLTGVTIGSIYAIVALGFVTIYSVTKVINLAQGEFVMLGGLTMFSLTTAGLPYWVAFFVTIFFVLILGWLMEFILIRRAKGADAISLIILTIGASIFIRGIASVVWGKDQLRVAPFTGNAPVNIMGATITPQAMWVVLIMLLVVFLLYILIDKTMVGKAFQASSVNPLAARLMGVSPIKMSSLSFTLSAALGALAGLAVAPIMFPAYDMGAMLGIKGFSAAILGGLGSAPGAVVGGLLIGLLESLGAGYISSGMKDAITFSAILLILLIRPSGILGEKSVGKGGL from the coding sequence ATGGGGGATCTTCTTCAGTTTACGTTGACTGGAGTGACAATTGGCAGTATTTATGCCATTGTCGCTCTGGGCTTCGTCACAATATACAGTGTTACGAAAGTGATCAATCTAGCGCAAGGTGAGTTTGTCATGCTGGGCGGGTTGACGATGTTCTCATTGACAACTGCCGGACTTCCGTATTGGGTCGCTTTTTTTGTTACCATTTTCTTTGTACTCATTCTCGGTTGGCTTATGGAATTCATTTTGATTCGACGGGCAAAGGGAGCGGACGCAATCAGTTTGATCATCTTAACGATCGGGGCGTCCATTTTCATCCGGGGAATTGCGAGTGTCGTATGGGGGAAAGATCAATTGCGGGTCGCCCCATTCACGGGCAATGCGCCGGTCAATATCATGGGGGCTACCATCACGCCGCAAGCGATGTGGGTTGTGCTAATCATGCTATTGGTTGTATTCCTTCTTTATATTCTGATTGACAAGACAATGGTCGGGAAGGCCTTCCAAGCCTCATCAGTGAATCCGTTGGCAGCGCGGTTAATGGGTGTCAGCCCGATTAAAATGTCATCGCTTTCATTTACATTGAGTGCAGCGCTTGGCGCATTGGCTGGACTAGCGGTTGCCCCGATCATGTTCCCTGCTTATGACATGGGTGCGATGCTCGGCATCAAAGGATTCTCAGCAGCTATCCTTGGAGGTCTAGGAAGCGCACCGGGCGCTGTAGTCGGCGGTCTCTTGATCGGTTTATTGGAGTCATTGGGCGCTGGGTATATCAGTTCCGGTATGAAAGACGCAATTACGTTCTCAGCGATCCTATTGATCTTGTTGATTCGTCCAAGTGGAATTCTTGGTGAAAAAAGTGTCGGAAAAGGAGGATTGTAA
- a CDS encoding sulfurtransferase TusA family protein, with the protein MESTKFLDAKGLACPMPVVRTRKVIKELAEGEVLEVHTTDKGSVADLTAWSKSSGHQLLEQSEEAGVFRFWIQKG; encoded by the coding sequence ATGGAATCGACAAAATTTTTAGATGCAAAAGGGCTCGCCTGCCCGATGCCTGTCGTCCGCACAAGAAAGGTGATCAAAGAATTGGCGGAAGGTGAAGTCTTGGAAGTTCATACGACGGATAAAGGTTCGGTGGCGGATTTGACTGCCTGGTCCAAGTCGAGCGGCCATCAACTGTTGGAGCAATCCGAAGAGGCCGGCGTCTTTCGCTTTTGGATCCAAAAGGGCTGA
- a CDS encoding phenylacetate--CoA ligase family protein: MYNPEIESASRTQMEEWQLSGLQSTVKSVYENVEFYKKKFDELGIKPEDIQSIDDIVKLPFTIKKDFRDQYPYGLFAVPIEEVTRIHGSSGTSGKPTIVGYTEKDLKNWGVIVARALVAAGGQKSDVFHNAYGYGLFTGGLGLHQGADELGVATVPISGGNTERQITLIKDLKPRGICGTPSYILSIVEKMEDLGMNPRETELKYGIFGAEAWSEEMRATLEEKLDIKAVDIYGLSEIMGPGVAVECHEAQDGLHIAEDHFLIEIINPDTLQPVPDGEDGEVVFTSLQKEALPVIRYRTGDIASITREKCKCGRTTTRMSRVKGRTDDMLIIRGVNVFPSEMERELLKIEGLFPVYQIHRIRKGAMDGIELHVECDSALYAEVGEDLTHGSIAALKKKIQHQMKSTCLISVDVVINAPKTIPRSEGKAIRLIDKRETNPIGV; the protein is encoded by the coding sequence ATGTATAATCCAGAAATTGAATCAGCCTCACGCACTCAGATGGAAGAGTGGCAGTTGAGCGGTCTGCAGTCAACGGTGAAAAGTGTCTATGAGAATGTGGAATTTTACAAAAAGAAATTTGATGAACTAGGCATCAAGCCAGAGGATATTCAATCTATAGATGATATTGTAAAACTTCCTTTCACGATCAAGAAAGATTTCCGTGATCAATATCCATATGGTCTATTCGCTGTTCCAATTGAAGAGGTAACCCGTATCCATGGTTCTTCCGGGACAAGTGGAAAGCCTACAATTGTCGGGTACACCGAAAAGGACTTGAAAAACTGGGGAGTAATCGTAGCTAGAGCACTCGTTGCTGCGGGTGGTCAAAAATCGGATGTCTTTCATAACGCTTACGGATATGGATTGTTTACAGGCGGACTGGGTCTTCATCAAGGGGCTGACGAATTGGGTGTCGCGACGGTTCCGATTTCAGGAGGAAATACAGAGCGCCAGATTACACTTATTAAAGACTTGAAGCCTAGAGGGATCTGTGGTACGCCATCTTACATTTTAAGTATCGTTGAAAAGATGGAAGACTTGGGCATGAATCCACGTGAGACCGAATTGAAGTACGGTATTTTCGGTGCGGAAGCTTGGTCTGAAGAAATGCGTGCGACGCTTGAAGAGAAATTGGATATTAAAGCAGTTGATATTTATGGTCTAAGTGAAATCATGGGGCCGGGCGTTGCTGTGGAATGCCACGAAGCGCAAGACGGACTGCATATAGCAGAGGATCATTTCCTAATCGAAATCATCAATCCGGATACACTTCAACCGGTACCGGATGGCGAAGATGGAGAAGTTGTCTTTACTAGTCTTCAAAAGGAAGCGCTGCCAGTCATCCGTTACCGTACAGGTGATATCGCTTCCATTACTCGCGAAAAATGCAAATGTGGCCGTACGACAACTCGGATGTCCCGTGTAAAAGGCCGTACGGATGATATGTTGATTATCCGCGGTGTAAACGTTTTCCCTTCCGAAATGGAAAGAGAGCTTCTGAAAATCGAAGGATTGTTCCCGGTCTATCAAATCCACCGGATCCGCAAAGGCGCCATGGATGGCATCGAGCTTCATGTTGAATGCGACTCAGCTTTGTATGCGGAAGTGGGAGAAGATCTGACCCATGGATCGATTGCCGCGCTTAAGAAAAAAATCCAACATCAAATGAAATCGACATGCCTCATTTCAGTTGATGTCGTCATCAATGCACCAAAAACAATTCCACGTTCGGAAGGAAAAGCGATCCGTTTGATCGATAAGCGGGAAACGAACCCGATCGGTGTTTAA
- a CDS encoding MBL fold metallo-hydrolase, with product MSLKPMTASEMTKKIVKKEPVFILDVRNDDAFADWKIEGEHIQHLNIPYFDLLDGVEDIMDQLPTDQDIVVVCAKEGSSVMVAEMIAEQGRAAFYLEGGMKAWSEHLEPVKVGDLADGGELYQFVRIGKGCLSYMIVSHGEAAIVDATRMTDVFISFAEELDAKITHVFDTHLHADHISGGRKIAEQVGGTYWLPPKDAGEVTFAYEPLEEGRDVRIGKSTIAIQPLYSPGHTIGSTSFVVDSKYLLSGDILFIDSIGRPDLAGLADDWVGDLRESLYKRYKELSGELLVLPAHFMIIDELKDDGSVAEKLGVLFEQNHGLNVESETEFRRMVTENLPPQPNAYQEIRKTNMGRITPDEETQREMEIGPNRCAVR from the coding sequence ATGTCACTTAAACCGATGACAGCAAGTGAAATGACGAAAAAGATTGTAAAGAAAGAACCGGTTTTCATTCTCGATGTACGAAATGATGACGCATTTGCCGACTGGAAAATCGAAGGGGAGCACATCCAGCATCTCAATATCCCTTATTTTGACCTGTTGGATGGTGTGGAGGATATCATGGACCAGCTTCCGACCGATCAGGACATCGTAGTCGTCTGTGCCAAAGAAGGTTCTTCCGTGATGGTAGCGGAGATGATCGCAGAACAAGGCAGGGCCGCTTTCTATTTGGAAGGGGGCATGAAAGCTTGGAGCGAACATTTGGAACCGGTCAAAGTCGGTGATTTGGCGGATGGAGGTGAATTGTATCAATTCGTTCGGATCGGCAAAGGATGCCTTTCCTATATGATCGTTTCCCACGGGGAAGCGGCAATCGTCGATGCGACCCGGATGACGGATGTGTTCATAAGCTTTGCGGAAGAATTGGACGCAAAAATCACTCATGTGTTCGACACGCATTTGCATGCCGATCATATTTCGGGAGGACGTAAAATCGCGGAGCAGGTGGGCGGTACGTATTGGCTTCCTCCGAAAGATGCAGGCGAAGTGACATTTGCCTATGAACCGCTCGAAGAAGGGCGGGACGTCCGGATCGGCAAGTCGACGATCGCCATCCAACCTCTTTACTCGCCGGGGCATACGATTGGTTCCACTTCCTTCGTGGTAGACAGCAAGTATTTACTGTCAGGCGATATTTTGTTCATCGATTCCATCGGACGTCCGGACCTCGCCGGTTTAGCAGATGACTGGGTCGGCGATTTGCGTGAGTCTCTCTATAAACGGTATAAGGAGTTGTCCGGAGAACTCCTCGTCCTTCCCGCTCACTTCATGATCATCGATGAATTGAAGGATGACGGCAGTGTCGCGGAGAAGCTAGGCGTTTTATTTGAACAGAATCATGGGCTGAATGTGGAGAGTGAAACTGAGTTCAGGAGAATGGTGACGGAGAATTTGCCGCCTCAACCGAATGCGTATCAGGAAATCCGGAAGACGAATATGGGTCGAATTACGCCTGATGAAGAGACGCAACGTGAAATGGAAATCGGCCCGAATCGCTGTGCCGTACGATAA
- a CDS encoding branched-chain amino acid ABC transporter permease, producing MKLHGVQQTKWSGVLIFALLILVFPMIVTQSFYLTQATFAGIYAIIAIGLGLLMGYAGQISLGQAAFYGIGAYTTSVLTATMGWSPWISLPVAILVPAVVAFFMGYTMSRLSGYYLAMATLALGIIVHTLLVEWRGVTKGASGFFGIPQLNLFGMTINQGVPYYYLVWFFVLVVLVLSLNIVHSRVGRALRSIHDSEIASSAMGVNTGKYKMQIFILSAMFAGLAGWLFAHMSYSISPAAFTMDASILFLAMVVLGGSGSVWGALIGTLLIRVVGIVVHALGEKFPFITSDFEHVIYGLILMLVVIFMPRGLFPSVMGWFESLATKRSSKKSMLEVAAAKREV from the coding sequence ATGAAGCTTCATGGTGTTCAACAGACCAAGTGGTCGGGTGTACTGATTTTCGCTTTATTAATCCTGGTCTTTCCTATGATCGTCACGCAATCATTCTATCTGACTCAGGCAACATTTGCAGGAATCTACGCGATTATCGCAATTGGACTTGGATTATTGATGGGATATGCCGGCCAGATTTCATTGGGGCAGGCCGCCTTTTACGGAATCGGGGCGTACACGACTTCGGTTTTGACGGCGACGATGGGATGGAGTCCATGGATCAGCTTGCCGGTCGCTATATTAGTACCAGCGGTTGTCGCTTTCTTCATGGGTTATACGATGTCTAGATTGAGCGGTTATTATTTAGCGATGGCAACTCTCGCATTGGGGATTATCGTCCATACCTTATTAGTGGAATGGCGCGGAGTGACGAAAGGGGCATCCGGATTCTTCGGGATTCCTCAACTGAACTTGTTCGGTATGACCATTAACCAGGGAGTTCCTTATTACTATCTAGTTTGGTTCTTTGTCTTGGTTGTGCTAGTCCTTTCTTTGAATATTGTTCATTCACGGGTTGGTAGAGCGCTCCGTTCCATTCACGACAGTGAAATCGCTTCCAGTGCAATGGGTGTCAATACAGGGAAATACAAGATGCAGATCTTCATCTTGAGTGCCATGTTCGCCGGTTTGGCTGGATGGTTATTCGCACATATGAGTTACAGTATTTCTCCGGCGGCCTTTACGATGGATGCGTCCATTCTCTTTCTGGCAATGGTCGTCCTTGGAGGAAGCGGTAGTGTCTGGGGCGCTTTGATCGGAACCTTGCTGATCCGCGTAGTCGGTATCGTAGTCCACGCTCTTGGGGAAAAGTTTCCTTTCATTACGAGTGACTTTGAACATGTCATTTATGGGCTGATTCTGATGCTCGTTGTCATTTTTATGCCACGCGGCTTATTCCCCTCGGTTATGGGCTGGTTTGAATCGTTGGCGACGAAGCGGTCGAGTAAGAAATCAATGCTAGAAGTAGCTGCAGCAAAACGGGAAGTGTAA
- a CDS encoding ABC transporter ATP-binding protein, producing MLQVESITKRFGGVVANSDVTFSVQEGQIVGLIGPNGAGKSTMFNMISSVFPPTEGTITFLGQRIDKLPSFQVAPLGISRTFQNLQVFKNMTVIENVMVGQHMKTKTNLLGMASTLLGLTKGERKTYDEAMSYLEFFGLEDLYDQKAASLSLGKLRLLEFARAYATEPKLLLLDEIAAGLNHKETLEMSALIEKVRDAGVTILVVEHDMDLVMSICDKLVVLDQGVKIAEGTPKEIQGNEAVITAYLGADIDETEAEKVEEAI from the coding sequence TTGTTACAAGTTGAATCCATTACAAAAAGATTCGGTGGGGTCGTGGCGAATAGCGATGTGACTTTTTCGGTTCAGGAAGGGCAGATTGTCGGATTGATCGGTCCGAACGGGGCTGGGAAAAGTACAATGTTCAATATGATCTCGTCCGTTTTTCCGCCTACGGAAGGAACGATTACTTTCCTGGGACAGCGGATTGACAAGCTGCCTTCATTCCAGGTTGCGCCATTGGGCATTTCACGCACGTTCCAAAACTTGCAGGTGTTCAAGAATATGACAGTCATTGAAAATGTGATGGTCGGTCAGCATATGAAAACAAAAACCAATTTACTCGGAATGGCATCCACGCTGCTCGGATTGACGAAAGGCGAACGGAAAACATACGACGAAGCGATGAGTTATTTGGAGTTTTTTGGCCTGGAAGACCTCTACGATCAAAAAGCGGCAAGCTTGTCGCTAGGAAAGTTAAGGTTATTGGAATTTGCCCGGGCATATGCAACGGAACCGAAGCTGTTATTGCTGGATGAGATTGCAGCGGGCCTGAATCATAAAGAGACATTGGAAATGAGCGCTCTCATTGAAAAAGTCCGTGATGCGGGAGTCACCATACTCGTTGTAGAGCATGATATGGACTTGGTCATGAGCATTTGCGATAAGCTCGTCGTGTTGGACCAAGGCGTGAAAATCGCCGAAGGTACACCGAAGGAAATACAGGGGAATGAAGCGGTTATCACTGCCTATTTAGGTGCTGATATAGATGAAACTGAAGCTGAAAAGGTGGAGGAGGCGATATGA
- a CDS encoding sulfite exporter TauE/SafE family protein has product MDFAFIVTMFLIGFIGSFISGMVGIGGSIIKYPMLLYLPPVLGVAAFTAHEVSGISAIQVFFATISGVWAYRKSGLINKALLLYMGVSVLLGSLIGGFGSDLLSENMVNLVYGLLATIAAIMMFVPKKGLDNIPAEQVTFNRWLAASLSFLVGIGAGIVGAAGAFILVPIMLIVLKIPTRMTIATSLAITFLSSIGSTVGKVVTDQVLYGPAAIMVVASVLAAPLGAKVGQKMNTKILQGILAVLILGTAVKIWMDF; this is encoded by the coding sequence ATGGATTTCGCTTTTATTGTGACGATGTTCCTGATCGGATTTATCGGCTCATTCATCTCGGGGATGGTGGGAATCGGTGGGTCGATCATCAAGTACCCGATGTTGCTCTATCTCCCGCCGGTGCTCGGAGTGGCAGCGTTCACCGCCCATGAAGTGTCGGGGATCAGCGCCATCCAAGTGTTTTTTGCAACGATTTCTGGCGTCTGGGCGTATCGGAAAAGCGGGTTGATCAACAAAGCGCTCCTCCTTTATATGGGAGTCAGTGTTCTGCTCGGAAGTTTAATCGGTGGATTCGGCTCGGACCTGCTGTCGGAGAATATGGTCAACCTGGTCTATGGTCTGTTGGCGACCATCGCCGCCATCATGATGTTCGTTCCGAAAAAAGGGTTGGACAATATTCCAGCCGAACAAGTGACATTCAATAGATGGCTGGCGGCAAGTCTCTCATTTCTCGTCGGGATTGGAGCCGGAATCGTCGGTGCAGCGGGTGCGTTCATCTTAGTACCGATCATGTTGATTGTCTTGAAAATCCCGACCCGCATGACGATTGCCACATCGCTGGCGATTACGTTCCTCTCCTCCATCGGTTCGACAGTTGGGAAAGTAGTGACCGATCAAGTACTATATGGCCCTGCCGCCATCATGGTCGTTGCCAGCGTCCTAGCCGCGCCGCTTGGAGCGAAAGTCGGCCAAAAGATGAATACGAAAATATTGCAAGGGATTTTGGCAGTTCTCATCCTGGGAACGGCTGTCAAAATATGGATGGATTTTTAA
- a CDS encoding glycerol-3-phosphate acyltransferase → MGIWLFGVLLWGYAIGCLHGSVVAQKLSGVNLKETGVKNAGASNATIVLGKKFGALVALIDIGKGVVAVWLTGWAIEFAGLSAGSSTALLFLAGAAAVIGHIFPFHMGFDGGKGTATLIGILLALDWKLGLIGLLLFIVVTCITDFIVFGVMALYVVLLFTAFWIGGVWEVGLAALLFFLAIWKHLENFKRLRNGQENRVSAVFKKKKTV, encoded by the coding sequence ATGGGTATTTGGTTATTCGGAGTCTTGCTATGGGGATACGCAATCGGATGCTTGCACGGTTCGGTCGTCGCTCAAAAACTATCTGGAGTCAATTTGAAAGAGACCGGCGTCAAAAACGCAGGTGCCTCCAATGCTACCATCGTCTTAGGCAAGAAATTCGGTGCGCTTGTCGCTTTGATAGATATCGGAAAAGGTGTGGTGGCCGTCTGGCTGACAGGCTGGGCGATCGAGTTTGCCGGATTATCCGCGGGCAGTAGCACCGCCTTGTTATTCCTTGCAGGTGCAGCCGCGGTCATCGGGCATATCTTCCCGTTCCATATGGGATTCGATGGTGGGAAAGGGACAGCTACACTGATCGGAATTCTGCTCGCCCTTGATTGGAAATTGGGACTTATTGGTCTACTCCTTTTCATCGTCGTCACTTGCATAACGGATTTTATTGTCTTCGGAGTGATGGCGTTATACGTTGTCCTTCTTTTCACTGCTTTCTGGATCGGCGGTGTTTGGGAAGTCGGCTTGGCCGCGCTGTTGTTCTTTTTGGCTATTTGGAAGCATCTTGAAAACTTTAAACGCCTGCGAAATGGACAGGAAAACCGGGTTTCAGCCGTATTTAAAAAGAAAAAAACGGTATAG
- a CDS encoding MFS transporter: MNFKVFILAAAAVTVGLVELIVGGILPIIAEDLQVSLHAAGQLITVFALVYAISGPVLLSVTAKIERKKLYLIALTVFFIGNLMTYFSPTFSLIMAARIITAMSASLVIILSLTITSRIVEPRHRAKSLGIIYMGISSSLVLGVPIGIIVTEAFGWRTVFLGIAVLSIGSAVLVYTLLEKVPSGNILPLSAQIKSLGNLKIVGAHLAMMFMLAGHYTVYAYFTPFLETTLHFNPYWISISYLLFGIAAVSGGALGGTLADQIGSPKSILIVIGSFAFILFVLPYSTFSHIVFFGVMMVWGALSWALAPPMQNYLINTDPESSDIHQSLNNSALQIGIALGSGIGGAVLDSTGSVVSTASVGAGVVVISLVCAIFSLALPSKAAKSSSIH; this comes from the coding sequence ATGAATTTTAAAGTTTTCATACTGGCAGCAGCCGCTGTCACTGTTGGATTGGTCGAGTTGATTGTCGGCGGGATCTTGCCTATCATCGCGGAGGATTTACAGGTGTCCCTTCATGCTGCTGGACAACTTATTACCGTATTCGCTCTTGTGTATGCCATTTCCGGTCCTGTCCTTTTATCGGTAACCGCAAAAATAGAGCGGAAAAAGTTGTATCTTATCGCGTTGACAGTATTTTTCATCGGAAATCTAATGACGTATTTCAGCCCTACTTTTTCACTCATCATGGCCGCCAGAATCATCACAGCTATGAGTGCATCGTTAGTTATCATACTGTCCCTGACCATTACCTCCCGGATTGTAGAGCCGAGGCATCGGGCCAAATCATTGGGCATCATTTATATGGGAATCAGCTCCTCGCTTGTGTTGGGGGTACCGATCGGGATCATCGTGACCGAGGCATTTGGCTGGCGTACCGTATTTCTAGGGATCGCTGTTCTTTCAATCGGTTCCGCTGTACTGGTTTATACACTTTTGGAGAAAGTCCCTTCGGGGAATATCCTGCCGCTATCGGCACAGATAAAATCCCTCGGAAATTTAAAAATTGTGGGCGCACATTTAGCGATGATGTTCATGTTAGCCGGCCACTATACCGTTTATGCATATTTTACACCTTTTCTAGAAACCACTTTGCATTTCAACCCGTATTGGATCAGCATCAGCTATCTTCTTTTTGGAATTGCAGCGGTAAGCGGCGGCGCTTTAGGGGGAACCTTAGCTGATCAAATCGGATCGCCGAAAAGTATTTTGATTGTCATCGGATCTTTTGCTTTCATCCTTTTCGTGCTTCCCTACTCCACGTTTTCCCATATTGTATTTTTTGGTGTAATGATGGTGTGGGGCGCATTGAGCTGGGCTTTGGCGCCTCCTATGCAAAATTATCTGATCAACACCGATCCCGAGTCTTCCGATATACACCAGAGCCTGAATAACTCTGCCCTTCAAATCGGGATTGCCCTGGGTTCGGGCATTGGCGGAGCGGTGCTAGATTCTACCGGTTCTGTGGTCAGCACGGCCAGTGTCGGAGCCGGTGTGGTGGTAATATCGCTCGTCTGCGCCATTTTTTCTCTGGCTTTGCCTTCTAAAGCTGCCAAAAGTTCTTCTATCCATTGA